The Silvibacterium dinghuense DNA window CTTCATACCCGGCGCGCTGGGCCTTGTTCCAGGAGCCGTGCTCGGCGGCGAAGGCGTCGCCCTTCCATGCTGCCGGGAACTGGGAGCTCTCGTCGAAGGTCATCTCGAGCGAGGCGAAGTGCGGCTGGAGCAGCACATCCGGCGTAAGCACCTTGTCCTTCAGCTCGGGATGCTTGCCCGCATGGCGAGGATCCTGGGTGCCGCCCATGTAGTACCAGGGCCAGCCGTAGAAGCCATCCTCCTGGACATGAGTGATGTAGTCCGGCACCAGGTTGTCGCCGAGCATGTCGCGCTCGTTGGTCGAGCACCAGAGCTGCCCGGTCGTCGGATTGATGGCCTCACCCACACAGTTGCGGATGCCTGAGGCATAGATCTTCACAAACTTGCCGGCAGGGGTGAACTCCAGCACATCGGCGCGGTGGAACTCCTCCGGATGCGTGTCGGAATCATCGACATTCGAGTGCGAACCGACGGAGACGAACATCCGCTTGCCGTCCTTCGAGAAGGCGATATCGCGCGTCCAGTGGCCACCGCCGCGCAGCTTGCCACCGCCCGGCAGTTCGGCGAGTTGCTCGGCCGCGCCGGTCGCCTTCAGATCGCCGCTCTTATAAGGAAAGCGGACGACTCCGTCCGTGTTACCGACGTAGACCCACTTCGGGTGAGGACCGGCGGGATAGAAGGCGATGCCGAAGGGCAGATTGAGATTGTCGGCGAAGGTCGAGACCTCTTTCGGCTTGCCGTCGGCGCCGACGCCGCGGAAGACCATTACCTTGTTCTCATAGCTGAGGGCGACAAAGAGATCGCCGTTCGGCGCCTTGCGAATCAGGCGCGGCTGGTTGAGTCCGGTGTAGTACAGGCTGACCTTGAAGCCGTCCGGCGCGATCGGCATGGCGCCTTCCGGCCTTTGGACCATCTGCGCTCCGTTATCGACACCCTTGGTGGCATAGGGAGCGGGCAGATCGGCGACGGTGAGCTTGCGGGTCACGCCCGGCTTCTCTTTCTGATAGTTGGTAAAGGCATCCTGGCCGGTGAGAACCTGACCGGAATCCTGAGCAAAAGCAGCGCAGCCCAAAAGGCCACAGACGGCAGGGGCAAGGGCGAGACGGAGCAGATGAGTGCTCAACATTCGTTCCTCCTGAAGCGGTGAGCGAAAGCAGTGAATGGCGTCAATAGACGAGCCAGGTATGCAAAAAAGCGAACGGCGCCCAAACGAACGAGAGTTTAGACAGGTTTGAAACAACCACGGAAAGCAAATGGATGGTTACGCTTCCCCGGAAAGCAGTGTACTCGTTTCAGCACTCAACCGTCCGGATCGTGCAGGGAACCATGCCGCTCATGCAGGGAACGAAAACCTCAGTGTGATGCGGATGTACGGCCAAGCGTAGCGGGCACGGCAACCAGGCGCTGCAGCAGATCGTCCGGAATCGCCGCCGTCAGTACGGCCCGGTTGTGATGCTGATCAATACGGGCACTGTCCAGCAGGGTGCGGGTATCGCTGGCGACAGCCGCTTCAGCCGGATCGGTCGAGATACCGGGCTGGTCGGCGGCGGCACGGGCCAGGCTGAGCAGGGTGCCCAGGGAGTCCACGGCCGC harbors:
- a CDS encoding PQQ-dependent sugar dehydrogenase, producing MLSTHLLRLALAPAVCGLLGCAAFAQDSGQVLTGQDAFTNYQKEKPGVTRKLTVADLPAPYATKGVDNGAQMVQRPEGAMPIAPDGFKVSLYYTGLNQPRLIRKAPNGDLFVALSYENKVMVFRGVGADGKPKEVSTFADNLNLPFGIAFYPAGPHPKWVYVGNTDGVVRFPYKSGDLKATGAAEQLAELPGGGKLRGGGHWTRDIAFSKDGKRMFVSVGSHSNVDDSDTHPEEFHRADVLEFTPAGKFVKIYASGIRNCVGEAINPTTGQLWCSTNERDMLGDNLVPDYITHVQEDGFYGWPWYYMGGTQDPRHAGKHPELKDKVLTPDVLLQPHFASLEMTFDESSQFPAAWKGDAFAAEHGSWNKAQRAGYEVIRVPMKDGKATGEYQDFLTGFTTEDGHVWGRPVGVAFAADGSLFVTDDGSGSIWHVEHTGK